Proteins found in one Pontibacter sp. SGAir0037 genomic segment:
- a CDS encoding HD domain-containing protein yields the protein MNKKKIFNDPVYGFITVPSDLIFDIIDHPYFQRLRRIKQLGLTEMVYPGALHTRFHHALGAMHLMDTALNSLKSKNNEISDTEFEASLIAILLHDIGHGPFSHALETAIFKEVHHEHLSLHIMQMLNEHFNGKLDLAIQIFNGTYERNFFHQLVSSQLDVDRLDYLNRDSFYTGVYEGKIGADRILKMLDVVDDKLVVEEKAIYSIENFLVSRRLMYWQVYLHKTVISAENMVLRTVQRARELMQAGVHLPASDCLRFFLASNLTLQNFETDHSILERFVSLDDHDIWSGIKQWASHSDPILAFLSTSILNRKLFKVIISNKPVHEEMLLGISELVQEQFMIGPEEVKYLMIAGKISNNAYQSEGQSIDVLTKSGYVVDVANASDLPNIQALSNKVEKYYVCYPKEVATW from the coding sequence GTGAATAAGAAAAAAATCTTCAACGACCCTGTTTACGGTTTTATCACCGTTCCGTCTGATTTAATCTTCGACATCATCGATCACCCTTACTTCCAGCGCCTGCGCCGCATCAAGCAGCTGGGACTCACAGAGATGGTGTACCCGGGAGCATTGCATACACGCTTCCACCACGCTTTGGGAGCTATGCACCTGATGGACACGGCCCTCAACAGTTTAAAAAGTAAAAATAACGAAATTTCTGATACCGAATTCGAAGCCTCTCTTATTGCCATCTTACTGCACGACATAGGCCATGGCCCCTTTTCGCATGCCCTGGAAACTGCTATCTTTAAAGAAGTGCACCACGAGCACCTCTCCCTGCACATTATGCAGATGCTTAACGAGCATTTTAACGGAAAATTAGATCTGGCTATACAGATTTTTAATGGCACCTACGAACGGAATTTCTTTCACCAGCTGGTATCCAGCCAGTTAGATGTAGACCGTTTAGACTACCTGAACAGAGATAGCTTTTACACAGGCGTTTATGAAGGCAAGATAGGGGCAGACCGGATTCTGAAGATGCTGGATGTGGTAGACGACAAACTGGTAGTGGAAGAGAAAGCCATTTATAGTATCGAAAACTTTCTGGTAAGCCGGCGCCTGATGTACTGGCAGGTTTACCTGCACAAAACCGTGATCAGCGCCGAAAACATGGTGTTGCGCACGGTGCAGCGTGCACGCGAGCTTATGCAGGCAGGGGTACACCTGCCTGCGAGCGACTGCCTGCGCTTTTTCCTGGCATCCAATCTTACTTTACAGAACTTCGAAACCGATCACAGTATTCTGGAGCGATTTGTCTCGCTCGACGATCACGACATCTGGAGTGGCATCAAGCAATGGGCTTCTCACTCCGATCCGATCCTGGCCTTTTTATCAACCAGCATTCTGAACCGAAAACTCTTTAAAGTGATTATCTCCAACAAACCGGTTCATGAGGAGATGCTGCTGGGCATAAGCGAGCTGGTGCAGGAACAGTTTATGATTGGCCCTGAAGAAGTAAAATACCTGATGATTGCCGGAAAAATCAGTAACAACGCCTACCAGTCTGAGGGGCAATCGATAGATGTTTTAACCAAGTCGGGCTATGTTGTTGATGTAGCGAATGCTTCGGACTTACCTAATATTCAGGCTTTAAGCAATAAGGTTGAAAAATATTATGTCTGTTACCCCAAAGAGGTAGCAACCTGGTAA